A genomic window from Bacteroidota bacterium includes:
- a CDS encoding UvrD-helicase domain-containing protein, whose translation MKLLDTLNEAQLAAVTNIYGPTMIIAGPGSGKTRVLTFRVAYLMHTGIDPFSILALTFTNKAAREMKNRIEQLYGTEARNLWMGTFHSVFSRILRSEADKLGYPSNFTIYDTEDAKNLLKTIVKEMGLNDKLYKPGYVLYRISLCKNNLIGPEAYAVNTDLISEDEGNGRPKMAEVYKNYTKRCFRGGAMDFDDLLLKTHELLERFPDVLYKYQHRFKYVMIDEFQDTNFLQYSIVKRIADVFQNIAVVGDDAQSIYAFRGASIANILNFEKDFPEVKTFRLEQNYRSTKIIVEAANHIIGKNQNQLAKKIWTDNVEGDTIKVIRAMSDNEEGRMVADSIFEQRMRDHIKNGEFAILYRTNAQSRAFEEGLRKLNIPYRIYGGISFYQRKEVKDLIAYLKLTVNPHDEESFKRVINYPARGIEKTSIEKLMVYAADNDKSLWTMSENIDLLQFNSGTRKLFADFVTMIKSFQTMLDKKDAYEVASHVAKSTGLLKELYNDQSVEGLSRYENIQELLNSIKEFVTPDEVDSPEFVPTFTDELKEEKTLSNYLQQVVLLTDADAEGNEDETVKLMTIHAAKGLEFKSVFVVGLEENLFPGTLSVSSREDLEEERRLFYVAVTRAEQKLTITHAATRYKYGNLEYCEPSRFLEELPQNLLQYVGYNSKSWTEEKSNKQYENGTPVTKVKPTVPVNTYIHKPSDSFVAAFPEELQSGMDVEHQKFGYGKILAMEGANDGKMATIFFQNAGQKKLLLKFAKLSIVKSA comes from the coding sequence GAGTGCTTACCTTCAGGGTTGCTTATTTAATGCATACCGGAATCGATCCGTTTTCCATTTTAGCCCTCACCTTTACCAATAAAGCAGCGCGAGAAATGAAAAACCGTATCGAACAATTGTACGGTACCGAAGCACGCAATTTGTGGATGGGCACTTTCCACTCCGTATTTTCCAGAATTTTACGCAGCGAAGCCGATAAATTAGGTTACCCTTCCAATTTTACAATTTATGATACAGAAGATGCAAAAAATCTGCTCAAAACAATTGTGAAAGAAATGGGTCTCAACGATAAGTTATACAAACCCGGTTATGTATTATATCGCATCTCCCTTTGTAAAAATAATCTCATCGGTCCGGAAGCTTATGCAGTAAATACCGACCTCATTAGTGAAGACGAAGGTAATGGTCGCCCGAAAATGGCTGAGGTGTATAAAAATTATACGAAACGTTGTTTTCGCGGCGGCGCAATGGATTTTGATGATTTATTATTAAAAACACATGAACTGCTCGAACGTTTTCCTGATGTATTATATAAATATCAACATCGTTTTAAATATGTAATGATTGATGAGTTTCAGGATACTAACTTTTTACAATATTCTATCGTAAAACGCATTGCTGATGTATTTCAGAATATTGCTGTTGTTGGTGATGATGCGCAAAGTATTTACGCTTTCCGCGGTGCAAGTATTGCTAACATTTTAAATTTCGAAAAAGATTTTCCCGAGGTAAAAACATTCCGCCTCGAACAAAATTACCGCTCTACAAAAATTATTGTGGAAGCCGCAAATCATATCATCGGAAAAAATCAAAATCAGCTAGCCAAAAAAATATGGACCGATAATGTGGAAGGCGATACCATAAAGGTAATTCGCGCCATGAGCGATAATGAGGAAGGTCGTATGGTAGCAGACAGTATTTTTGAACAGCGTATGCGCGACCATATTAAGAACGGTGAATTTGCAATATTATATCGCACCAACGCTCAAAGCCGCGCATTTGAGGAAGGTTTGAGAAAACTCAATATTCCTTATCGCATATATGGAGGTATTTCTTTCTACCAGCGAAAAGAGGTGAAAGATTTAATCGCTTATTTAAAATTAACAGTAAACCCACACGATGAGGAATCATTTAAACGTGTAATTAATTATCCAGCACGCGGAATTGAAAAAACCAGCATCGAAAAATTAATGGTTTACGCGGCAGACAATGATAAAAGTTTGTGGACCATGTCGGAAAATATTGACTTGTTGCAATTTAATTCCGGGACAAGAAAATTATTCGCCGACTTTGTTACCATGATCAAAAGTTTCCAGACCATGCTGGATAAAAAAGATGCATATGAAGTTGCGAGTCATGTTGCTAAATCTACAGGATTATTAAAAGAATTATACAACGACCAAAGTGTTGAAGGTTTAAGCCGTTATGAAAATATTCAGGAACTACTCAACTCTATAAAAGAGTTTGTAACACCTGATGAAGTTGATTCACCTGAATTTGTGCCAACGTTTACCGATGAACTGAAGGAAGAAAAAACGCTGAGCAATTATTTGCAACAGGTTGTTTTACTTACCGATGCAGATGCTGAAGGTAATGAAGATGAAACAGTAAAACTCATGACCATTCACGCTGCGAAAGGTTTGGAATTTAAAAGTGTATTTGTTGTAGGTCTGGAAGAAAATTTATTTCCGGGCACCTTATCCGTTTCCTCACGTGAAGATTTGGAAGAAGAACGCCGATTGTTTTATGTTGCGGTTACCAGAGCTGAACAAAAACTCACCATCACGCATGCTGCAACGCGATATAAATATGGTAATCTGGAATATTGCGAACCAAGCCGCTTTTTAGAAGAACTGCCACAAAATTTATTGCAATATGTAGGTTATAATTCAAAAAGTTGGACTGAAGAAAAAAGTAACAAACAATATGAAAACGGTACTCCGGTTACAAAAGTAAAACCTACAGTTCCGGTTAACACATATATCCATAAACCATCTGATAGTTTTGTCGCAGCATTTCCGGAAGAGTTACAATCAGGAATGGACGTTGAACATCAAAAATTCGGGTATGGCAAAATTCTGGCAATGGAAGGTGCTAACGATGGTAAAATGGCAACCATATTTTTCCAGAACGCAGGTCAAAAAAAGTTATTGTTAAAATTTGCGAAACTGAGTATAGTAAAATCTGCATAA